One Tolypothrix bouteillei VB521301 DNA window includes the following coding sequences:
- a CDS encoding DUF928 domain-containing protein, which produces MKWIQASLYLAALSLPVCWNFLRVSALTPQNQSYHTPKTWQISQVFKPPKRGKPPASAGGGTRSVSCLKGNKQLTPLTPSEKLGLTLAERPTFFWYVPSSSAQTAKFVLLADKDREVLYETSLTLPNKPGIISFKIPDSAPALAVGKTYHWYFTIVCNAEDASENPLVDGWVERTQAELPLSEALAKADLWKLPAIYAEAGIWHEGLTTLVQLRRTEPQNLKVKMNWRQFLKSVGLNAIASEPLIDCCTAENASPK; this is translated from the coding sequence ATGAAATGGATTCAAGCATCTTTGTATCTTGCAGCCCTTTCCTTACCTGTTTGTTGGAATTTCCTTCGGGTCTCTGCTCTCACACCGCAGAACCAGAGTTACCACACACCTAAAACATGGCAAATCAGTCAAGTTTTTAAGCCACCAAAGCGGGGAAAACCTCCTGCAAGTGCTGGTGGAGGGACTCGCAGTGTCTCTTGTCTAAAAGGAAACAAACAACTAACCCCCTTAACGCCTTCAGAGAAATTGGGGCTGACATTAGCTGAACGTCCAACATTTTTTTGGTATGTACCTTCATCTTCGGCCCAAACAGCCAAGTTTGTACTTCTAGCTGATAAAGATCGAGAAGTATTATATGAAACATCCCTGACTCTTCCCAATAAACCCGGAATCATTAGCTTTAAAATTCCCGATAGTGCTCCCGCACTTGCCGTGGGTAAAACTTATCACTGGTATTTCACCATTGTTTGCAATGCTGAAGACGCTAGCGAGAATCCTCTTGTCGATGGCTGGGTAGAACGCACTCAAGCAGAATTACCCCTGTCGGAAGCCTTAGCCAAGGCAGATTTGTGGAAGTTACCTGCTATTTATGCAGAAGCAGGGATTTGGCATGAAGGATTAACAACTCTCGTGCAGCTGCGCCGTACTGAGCCACAAAACTTAAAAGTAAAGATGAATTGGAGACAATTTTTAAAATCAGTTGGTTTAAATGCGATCGCCTCAGAACCATTGATCGATTGCTGTACGGCAGAAAATGCATCACCGAAATAG